A stretch of Microcoleus sp. FACHB-68 DNA encodes these proteins:
- a CDS encoding aliphatic sulfonate ABC transporter substrate-binding protein, whose translation MKIRSLLSLLAVFLVSLIVAVSCTFPQPPTSTTSPSAVSTNQSIRLGFNNWPSFLYMQVAEESEIFNQNNVNVDLIFYDYAKSLQALKEGKIEANFHGLSDTIKMIDGNSNFNPVIVLTTDVSNGGDAMIVQKEIKQMADLKNKKVAVEKGEINHYFLLLALEKAGMSEADIKLESLDTRAAVAAFVESQVDAVVLALPYTKEALKRAGSQVLVSTKDFPQAIPAHLVVDRKLIEERRSDVQALVNTWFATLNFVRQNPESSYKIMADYMGVSVSEFKGYESEIKFFSAEENLRAFNSGSDLTSLPYAAKELSNFLLNAGMIKQKPDISQLFDSSFVEAYANSLNK comes from the coding sequence ATGAAGATTCGGAGTTTACTGTCATTGCTCGCAGTTTTTTTAGTGAGTTTAATCGTTGCGGTCAGTTGTACTTTTCCACAACCTCCGACTTCCACCACTTCTCCATCTGCGGTTTCTACTAACCAGTCTATTCGACTAGGCTTTAATAACTGGCCCAGTTTTCTTTATATGCAAGTCGCTGAAGAATCAGAAATATTTAATCAGAATAATGTTAATGTCGATTTAATATTTTATGACTATGCCAAGTCTCTTCAAGCCCTGAAAGAAGGGAAGATCGAGGCTAACTTTCACGGTTTAAGTGACACGATTAAAATGATAGATGGTAATTCAAATTTCAACCCAGTAATTGTCTTAACTACAGATGTCTCTAATGGGGGTGATGCGATGATTGTTCAAAAAGAAATCAAGCAGATGGCTGACTTGAAAAATAAAAAAGTAGCTGTAGAAAAAGGAGAGATTAATCATTATTTTCTGCTTCTAGCGCTGGAAAAGGCGGGTATGAGTGAAGCCGATATTAAGTTAGAAAGCTTAGATACGCGAGCCGCAGTAGCAGCGTTTGTAGAAAGTCAGGTGGATGCTGTCGTGCTTGCTTTACCTTACACGAAGGAAGCTCTTAAGCGTGCCGGCAGTCAAGTGCTAGTGAGTACAAAAGATTTCCCTCAAGCCATTCCCGCTCATTTAGTCGTTGACCGCAAATTGATTGAAGAAAGGCGTTCTGATGTTCAAGCGCTTGTTAATACTTGGTTCGCCACCTTAAACTTCGTTCGCCAGAATCCTGAAAGTTCCTATAAGATTATGGCTGACTATATGGGCGTTTCGGTCAGTGAGTTCAAAGGCTACGAGTCTGAAATCAAGTTTTTTAGTGCAGAAGAAAACTTGAGAGCGTTTAATTCGGGTTCTGATCTGACATCCTTACCTTATGCAGCCAAAGAATTAAGTAATTTTTTGCTGAACGCCGGCATGATTAAACAAAAGCCCGATATCAGTCAGTTATTTGATAGTAGTTTTGTCGAAGCTTATGCAAATTCTTTAAATAAATAA
- the psbZ gene encoding photosystem II reaction center protein PsbZ: protein MSILFQIALAALVFLSFVMVIGVPVAYASPQNWDQSKQLIFLGSGLWIALVFLVGALNYLVI from the coding sequence ATGTCAATTTTATTTCAAATCGCACTTGCCGCTCTTGTCTTCCTTTCCTTCGTGATGGTTATTGGCGTCCCCGTTGCCTATGCCTCTCCCCAAAACTGGGATCAATCTAAACAGCTTATCTTCCTTGGCTCTGGTCTTTGGATAGCTCTGGTATTTTTAGTGGGTGCCTTGAACTATTTGGTCATCTGA
- a CDS encoding methyl-accepting chemotaxis protein: MNHRFSTWFKKMGLQGKLISAFFIMALIVFAVGWVGQLGSFWLTQYLDEISEVRLPSIVGLQMVDQGLRVSHAGEMALLNTRLSDTVREDQVNRIQQALLQMQAGRDKYERLPRTQQEDKLWKNFLSKWERWKQEHEEFLRLYQKFEQGGILAPQTTQLALWRQDRANSQEMIAAQAASTLLEQMNVQVFTINRPVFNSAAQDLEKVIKVNETLAANQKQAADLSVTQTQRWVVLGTIAGPLTAMILGIILSWSIAKPLDRAISGIINEIVSSSSQISATVEQQERIAQEQATSVRQTTTAMDELGASSRQSAEQAEAAAADASMALTLAEGGSQAVQRTLGGMTELQQKVRGIAGSTVLLSQQTAQIREISSVVRDLAGQTNMLALNAAVEAVRAGEHGKGFAVLAAEIRKLADESKKSADKINALVANIETASNSTVLATDEGTKTVEDSVKIAQETADTFRSVSEAIEQICVSNQQIALTSRQQAVAIDQVIYAMNTINAGAKQTAGGITQTKVGIDNLKQAAQNIKAFGVG, translated from the coding sequence ATGAATCATCGGTTTAGTACCTGGTTTAAGAAAATGGGGCTGCAAGGAAAACTGATTAGTGCCTTTTTCATCATGGCACTGATTGTCTTTGCTGTTGGTTGGGTAGGGCAGCTCGGTAGTTTCTGGCTAACTCAATACCTTGATGAGATTAGTGAGGTGAGACTGCCGAGTATCGTAGGATTACAAATGGTAGATCAGGGACTGAGGGTTTCTCATGCCGGCGAAATGGCGCTACTCAATACCAGATTGAGCGACACAGTTAGGGAAGATCAAGTAAACCGAATCCAGCAGGCTTTGCTACAGATGCAGGCAGGGCGAGATAAATATGAGCGGCTACCCCGTACCCAGCAGGAAGATAAGCTGTGGAAAAATTTTCTCTCGAAATGGGAGCGCTGGAAGCAAGAGCATGAAGAATTTCTACGCCTCTATCAAAAATTTGAACAGGGAGGCATTTTAGCTCCCCAGACAACGCAGTTGGCTCTGTGGCGGCAGGATCGGGCTAACTCACAAGAAATGATAGCGGCTCAAGCAGCCAGCACTCTGCTAGAACAAATGAACGTGCAGGTCTTTACTATCAACCGGCCAGTATTTAATTCGGCAGCGCAAGACCTGGAAAAAGTTATTAAAGTAAACGAGACACTTGCAGCCAATCAAAAGCAGGCAGCCGATCTGAGTGTGACGCAAACTCAGCGCTGGGTTGTTCTGGGCACAATTGCCGGCCCACTAACGGCGATGATTTTGGGGATTATTCTGAGCTGGTCAATTGCTAAGCCGCTTGATAGAGCCATCAGCGGCATCATTAATGAAATTGTCAGTTCTTCCAGTCAGATTAGCGCAACAGTCGAGCAGCAGGAGCGCATCGCACAGGAACAGGCGACTTCGGTGCGCCAAACGACCACTGCAATGGATGAGCTGGGTGCCTCTTCCCGGCAGTCGGCGGAGCAAGCTGAAGCGGCAGCTGCCGACGCTTCTATGGCGCTGACGCTAGCAGAGGGGGGAAGCCAAGCTGTACAGCGCACGCTCGGAGGCATGACAGAACTCCAACAGAAAGTCAGAGGGATTGCCGGCTCGACCGTACTATTGAGCCAGCAAACCGCTCAGATCCGCGAGATTTCGTCTGTAGTGCGAGATTTAGCCGGCCAGACGAATATGCTGGCGTTGAATGCAGCGGTGGAGGCGGTGCGAGCCGGAGAACACGGTAAGGGTTTTGCCGTCTTGGCAGCGGAGATTCGCAAACTGGCAGACGAGAGCAAGAAATCGGCAGATAAGATTAACGCCCTCGTCGCCAATATCGAAACGGCTAGCAACTCAACGGTGCTAGCAACGGATGAGGGGACAAAAACAGTCGAGGACAGCGTTAAAATCGCTCAGGAAACGGCAGACACTTTCAGAAGTGTGTCTGAAGCTATCGAGCAAATCTGTGTAAGCAATCAGCAAATTGCCCTGACTTCGAGGCAGCAAGCCGTGGCAATCGATCAGGTAATTTATGCCATGAACACTATCAATGCCGGCGCTAAACAAACTGCCGGCGGCATCACTCAAACGAAAGTGGGCATCGACAACCTGAAACAAGCCGCCCAGAATATTAAGGCATTCGGTGTTGGGTAG
- the ribH gene encoding 6,7-dimethyl-8-ribityllumazine synthase has translation MAVFEGNFTQTSQFKFAIVIGRFNDLITGKLLEGCQDCLKRHGVDVNPQGTQVDYAWVPGCFELPLVARQLALTGRYDAVICLGAVIRGQTPHFDYVAGEVSKGIAAAGFQTGVPVVFGVVTTDTMQQALERAGIKSNLGWNYGMSALEMASLMHQVKGSVVSDLYSDHPSGTPQSLPAPIKNAMPIQEPVDRQ, from the coding sequence ATGGCAGTTTTCGAGGGAAATTTTACTCAGACAAGCCAGTTCAAGTTCGCCATCGTTATTGGTCGTTTCAACGATCTGATTACCGGCAAGCTGTTAGAGGGCTGTCAGGATTGTCTAAAACGTCACGGCGTTGATGTCAATCCCCAAGGGACTCAAGTTGATTATGCTTGGGTGCCGGGATGTTTTGAGCTGCCGCTGGTGGCTCGCCAATTGGCGCTGACAGGTCGTTATGATGCGGTGATTTGTCTCGGTGCAGTGATCCGGGGTCAAACGCCTCATTTTGATTATGTGGCTGGTGAAGTGTCTAAGGGAATTGCAGCGGCGGGGTTTCAAACCGGCGTGCCTGTGGTGTTTGGCGTCGTCACTACCGACACGATGCAGCAAGCCCTAGAACGAGCGGGAATTAAGAGTAACCTCGGCTGGAACTACGGGATGTCAGCCCTAGAAATGGCTAGTTTGATGCATCAAGTCAAGGGAAGTGTGGTATCTGATCTTTACAGCGATCACCCATCCGGTACGCCCCAGAGTTTGCCGGCTCCCATAAAAAATGCCATGCCGATACAAGAGCCGGTGGATCGGCAGTAA
- a CDS encoding methyl-accepting chemotaxis protein produces MFRNMNLQSRLISAFLMMGLLVLVVAGVGWNGNSRLSDHISTLGNNSLPSVMGLWKINEGQTQVQSSERALLNTLLGQEKRQAELSRIKEAGQQIDEGFQQYTSAPRTAPEQVLYKQFLQDWANWQQDHEEFLRLYQEFARLGIVDPPSRMAELVSQRKQNSREMTTAKAADALLDKISNFAANEERASFETSTEGVISLIKYNEEYGEAAQKAAERDVAQTNFWVILGMVLGPITAIVLGIFLSTAIAKPLDKAISGIINMIVSSSTEIAATVEQQEHVASEQAALVNQTSSTMEELKTSSRTAAEQAGVAAASAQQALSLSEGGTHAVKLTLKGMATLQEKVGAIASSIMRLSDQANQIRSISGTVSDLGSKTNMLALNAAVEAVRAGEHGKGFAVVAAEIRKLADESQKSADKINGLVKDIQVAINSTVIVTEEGTKTVTQGVKIAQKTANAFKGVAIAIDQVVINNQQIALSAGQQAVAIQQVVSAMNVINAGSQQTASGITQTKVGTQKLNEAAHNLKSLGVR; encoded by the coding sequence GTGTTTCGTAACATGAATTTACAAAGTCGGCTGATCTCAGCTTTTTTAATGATGGGCTTACTTGTCTTGGTCGTAGCCGGTGTGGGATGGAATGGAAATTCTCGTCTCAGCGATCATATTAGTACATTAGGTAATAATAGCCTGCCAAGTGTTATGGGGTTGTGGAAAATTAATGAAGGGCAGACTCAAGTTCAATCGTCAGAAAGAGCCTTGCTTAACACCCTCTTGGGCCAAGAAAAACGTCAAGCTGAATTGAGCCGAATAAAAGAAGCTGGGCAACAGATAGACGAAGGATTTCAACAATATACTTCTGCCCCCAGAACTGCACCAGAACAAGTTCTTTACAAGCAATTTCTTCAAGACTGGGCTAACTGGCAGCAAGATCATGAAGAATTTCTGCGTTTATATCAAGAATTCGCACGGCTGGGTATTGTAGATCCTCCAAGCAGAATGGCTGAGCTAGTCAGTCAGCGTAAGCAAAATTCACGGGAAATGACAACAGCAAAAGCCGCCGATGCATTGCTAGATAAAATCAGCAACTTCGCGGCTAATGAAGAAAGAGCCTCGTTTGAAACATCAACAGAAGGGGTGATAAGCCTAATCAAATACAACGAGGAATATGGGGAAGCGGCACAGAAAGCCGCTGAAAGAGATGTGGCTCAAACTAACTTTTGGGTTATCTTAGGCATGGTGTTGGGTCCCATTACGGCGATTGTTTTAGGGATATTTTTAAGTACGGCGATTGCCAAACCTCTGGATAAAGCGATTAGCGGCATTATTAATATGATTGTTAGTTCTTCCACCGAAATTGCCGCTACAGTTGAACAGCAGGAACATGTTGCTTCAGAACAAGCAGCTTTGGTGAACCAAACGAGCAGTACGATGGAGGAGTTGAAGACTTCTTCAAGAACAGCAGCCGAGCAAGCTGGGGTGGCAGCGGCTAGCGCACAGCAGGCACTTAGCCTTTCTGAGGGGGGAACTCACGCAGTCAAATTAACCTTAAAAGGCATGGCGACGCTGCAAGAAAAGGTTGGTGCAATTGCGTCCTCTATTATGCGCTTGAGCGATCAAGCTAACCAAATTCGCAGCATTTCCGGTACGGTGAGTGATTTAGGCAGCAAGACGAATATGCTGGCTTTAAATGCAGCCGTGGAGGCAGTACGTGCCGGCGAGCACGGAAAGGGGTTTGCAGTGGTTGCGGCAGAAATTCGCAAACTTGCTGACGAAAGCCAAAAATCTGCAGATAAAATTAACGGACTTGTCAAAGATATTCAAGTGGCGATCAACTCAACCGTAATAGTGACAGAGGAGGGAACAAAAACTGTTACACAGGGCGTTAAAATTGCTCAAAAAACCGCCAATGCTTTTAAAGGAGTCGCTATTGCAATCGACCAAGTGGTGATCAATAACCAACAAATTGCTCTAAGTGCAGGACAACAAGCTGTAGCGATTCAGCAAGTAGTTAGTGCGATGAATGTTATCAACGCCGGCTCTCAACAAACGGCGAGTGGCATTACTCAAACGAAAGTCGGAACTCAAAAACTCAACGAAGCCGCTCATAACTTAAAAAGTTTGGGTGTGCGTTAA
- a CDS encoding CBS domain-containing protein codes for MDLILCHTTADFDTLGAAVGLTRLLPGAKVVLTGGAHPTVRDFLALHRDEYALIERRAVSAGQIRSLSVVDTQQRERLGKAAEWLDLPNLTEIAVYDHHLEMESDIPATRSQIEPVGAATTLIVELLQKVLEERERGEESTQHSELSTQDSERFLTPAEATVMALGIHVDTGSLTFGHSTPRDARALAWLMEQGASLPVIAECADPGLSPQLQTLLTVALDQLQKSTVRGYTVSWVLLETDAFVPGLSSLASQLMDITESDALLLAHRHSGKDSGDERLSVIGRSQIAGTNLNQLFSPLGGGGHQRAASLSLRGVDAPATLDELVEQLKAQIPHPLTAGELMSSPVRTIRPETTIYEAQRILLRYGHSGLSVVNADGKLVGVISRRDLDIALHHGFAHAPVKGYMTVNLKTITPATLLPEIESLMVTYDIGRLPVLENEQLVGIVTRTDVLRELHQDRERGKERERDSGRAGKLGYCPLPQAIRQLLQERLAAPMWQLLTDTAELAEQRGCHLYLVGGGVRDLLLANPDDTILLSDIDLVVDGIGADANRQLATPLEGAGVELATALQQRYPQARLDIHGQFQTAALLWHKDPILESLWIDIATARTEFYPYPAANPEVEASSIRQDLYRRDFTINALAVRLTGPRAGELLDFFGGLVDLESRQIRVLHANSFIEDPTRIYRAVRFAVRLGFKIDPQTEGYIRHAIESGVYERAKGDSVSDLKSGVQNQRAPALETRLKSELKYILQAAYWKPALQLLGDLGALKCIHSTLELDKRLWKQICLLSRCLQRFESLSLNSQAEVKKKIPDPWQMRLEVLIAYLAAEYRIQVAGALQLPADSIDRQREFERAKIEVVESLPLCQRPSQIVRLLRRHELPTLILIGVQSSRSIRRQIWQYLTRWSFVQPVLNGNDLKALGYKPGPQYKEMLDALLAATLDGIIDNRHASSQEIRAGAEAFLTEHFPLTDNK; via the coding sequence ATGGATTTAATTTTGTGCCACACAACCGCAGATTTTGATACCCTCGGCGCGGCTGTGGGGTTGACACGGCTTCTGCCGGGGGCAAAGGTGGTACTCACCGGCGGTGCTCACCCAACGGTGCGAGATTTTTTGGCATTGCATCGCGATGAGTATGCCCTAATTGAACGCCGTGCTGTGTCCGCCGGCCAAATTCGCTCGCTTTCTGTGGTTGATACTCAGCAGCGCGAACGCTTGGGGAAGGCGGCTGAGTGGTTGGATCTGCCCAATCTAACTGAAATTGCTGTTTATGACCATCATCTAGAGATGGAAAGCGATATCCCAGCCACCCGCAGCCAGATAGAGCCGGTGGGCGCAGCGACGACGTTGATTGTGGAGTTATTGCAAAAAGTCTTAGAAGAGAGGGAAAGAGGCGAGGAAAGCACTCAGCACTCAGAACTCAGCACTCAGGACTCAGAACGGTTCCTCACGCCGGCAGAGGCAACGGTAATGGCATTAGGCATCCATGTGGACACCGGCTCTCTCACGTTTGGCCATTCTACCCCACGAGATGCCAGAGCTTTGGCTTGGTTGATGGAACAGGGAGCCAGTTTGCCGGTAATAGCGGAGTGCGCTGATCCCGGTTTGTCTCCCCAATTGCAAACCTTACTGACGGTTGCCTTAGATCAATTGCAAAAGTCAACTGTCCGAGGTTATACAGTTTCCTGGGTGTTGCTAGAAACCGATGCCTTTGTTCCGGGGCTGTCGAGTTTGGCCTCACAATTGATGGATATTACAGAAAGTGACGCGCTGCTGTTGGCACACCGGCATTCTGGGAAAGATTCGGGGGACGAACGTTTGAGCGTGATTGGGCGATCCCAAATTGCCGGCACCAATCTTAATCAGCTATTCAGTCCACTGGGCGGCGGGGGACACCAACGGGCGGCGTCCTTGAGTTTGCGGGGTGTAGACGCACCGGCAACCCTGGATGAACTGGTAGAGCAACTTAAAGCTCAAATTCCTCATCCGCTGACTGCCGGCGAGTTGATGTCATCGCCGGTGCGAACCATTCGCCCAGAAACCACAATTTATGAAGCTCAGAGAATTTTATTACGCTACGGTCACTCTGGGCTTTCTGTGGTCAATGCCGACGGCAAACTGGTGGGGGTGATTTCCCGCCGGGATCTCGATATCGCCCTGCACCACGGCTTTGCTCATGCGCCGGTGAAAGGCTACATGACGGTGAATCTGAAGACAATTACACCGGCTACCCTGCTGCCAGAAATAGAGTCACTGATGGTAACTTACGACATCGGACGCCTGCCGGTGTTGGAGAATGAGCAGTTGGTGGGAATTGTTACCCGCACCGATGTGCTGCGAGAATTGCACCAAGATCGAGAGCGGGGAAAAGAGAGAGAGCGGGACAGCGGCAGAGCGGGAAAATTGGGTTATTGTCCGCTGCCACAAGCCATTCGGCAGCTATTGCAAGAACGTCTAGCCGCGCCAATGTGGCAGTTGCTCACCGATACCGCCGAACTCGCAGAACAACGGGGCTGCCACCTATATCTCGTGGGTGGCGGCGTGCGAGATTTACTGTTAGCCAACCCCGATGACACCATTTTATTGAGTGATATTGACCTTGTGGTGGATGGCATCGGCGCAGATGCGAACCGGCAACTTGCCACGCCTTTAGAAGGTGCCGGTGTGGAATTGGCAACTGCCCTCCAGCAACGCTATCCCCAAGCTCGTTTGGATATTCACGGGCAATTTCAAACGGCGGCGTTGCTGTGGCACAAAGACCCAATTTTAGAATCGCTGTGGATTGATATTGCCACGGCTAGAACGGAATTTTATCCTTACCCCGCTGCTAACCCGGAAGTCGAGGCATCGTCCATCCGTCAAGACTTATACCGGCGCGATTTTACGATTAATGCTTTGGCGGTACGGCTGACTGGGCCACGTGCCGGCGAGTTGTTAGACTTTTTTGGAGGGTTGGTCGATTTAGAAAGCCGGCAAATTCGGGTTTTACACGCGAATAGTTTTATTGAAGATCCCACACGCATTTATCGAGCAGTGCGGTTTGCCGTGCGCTTGGGATTTAAGATAGACCCGCAGACGGAAGGATATATTCGCCATGCTATAGAAAGTGGTGTTTACGAACGCGCAAAGGGTGACAGTGTATCCGATTTAAAATCTGGCGTGCAAAATCAACGAGCACCGGCACTGGAAACGCGCCTTAAAAGTGAGCTGAAATATATTTTGCAGGCTGCTTATTGGAAGCCGGCGTTGCAGTTGTTGGGAGATTTGGGAGCGCTAAAATGTATTCATTCCACGCTGGAATTGGATAAGCGGTTGTGGAAACAAATTTGTTTGCTCAGTCGCTGTTTGCAACGGTTTGAGTCTTTGAGCTTGAACTCTCAGGCTGAGGTTAAAAAGAAAATCCCCGACCCTTGGCAGATGCGCTTAGAGGTTTTAATTGCTTACTTGGCTGCTGAATATCGAATTCAGGTGGCGGGTGCTTTACAACTGCCGGCAGATAGTATCGACCGGCAACGGGAATTTGAGCGAGCTAAAATTGAGGTTGTAGAGTCTTTGCCTCTGTGCCAACGTCCTAGCCAAATTGTGCGGCTGTTGCGCCGGCATGAGTTACCGACTTTAATTTTGATTGGGGTGCAAAGTTCGCGCTCGATACGCCGGCAGATTTGGCAGTATTTAACCCGATGGTCTTTTGTTCAGCCGGTTCTCAATGGCAATGACTTGAAAGCGCTGGGTTATAAACCTGGCCCTCAGTATAAGGAAATGCTAGATGCTCTACTGGCGGCAACGCTTGATGGAATCATTGACAACCGCCATGCGTCTTCTCAAGAAATCCGTGCCGGTGCTGAAGCTTTTCTGACAGAACATTTCCCGCTTACTGATAATAAATAG
- a CDS encoding methyl-accepting chemotaxis protein, with protein MQYKVATMKLSKVVPLGFSAIIVVMAINGVISKLTVNSLVSTASEVMHSYRVQTKLQELEETLVDIQLGERGFILTKNEDFLQPYRDAQKNLANNFKEAKSLLKDDPVKSRALEEIEELSQQGINTLTKNIALTRAGKSPSQANLLEGKRGLEILRDRINNMLQAESDLLAKRQQSVREAEEFSSFITLGGTILGTALGFIIVSFVVRRIVKPIDEVTKIITTSSTEIAATVEQQERTASQQSVAVNQTTATMHELGASSRATAEQAEAAAAGAKQVLILVDSDAELNRQYGKYVASESSLRERVRQIAREILRLSEQTNQIGTISTLVSNLANQTNMLALNAAVEAVRAGEHGKGFAVVAAEIRKLADESHKSAEKINSLVIEIQKATNSTAKVTEEGTKTVESIVEAIENIALNSQKISLTAKEQAIAIQQVAQAMNTIEQGALQTASGITQTKNGTHKLNEAATTLKAVV; from the coding sequence ATGCAGTACAAAGTTGCAACGATGAAACTCAGTAAAGTCGTTCCCTTGGGATTTTCAGCAATCATTGTGGTGATGGCGATCAATGGTGTAATCTCTAAATTAACGGTTAACAGTCTGGTTTCAACAGCGAGTGAGGTAATGCACAGTTATCGAGTGCAAACAAAGCTGCAAGAGTTAGAAGAAACGTTAGTTGATATTCAACTCGGAGAGCGAGGTTTTATTCTTACTAAAAATGAAGATTTCTTACAACCTTACAGAGACGCACAAAAAAATCTAGCTAATAATTTTAAAGAAGCTAAGTCTTTGCTTAAAGATGATCCGGTTAAAAGTCGAGCTCTTGAAGAAATTGAAGAATTATCTCAACAAGGCATAAATACTTTAACCAAAAATATTGCCCTGACCAGAGCAGGTAAATCTCCATCCCAAGCAAACTTACTTGAAGGTAAACGCGGGTTGGAGATCCTGAGGGACAGAATTAATAATATGCTCCAAGCAGAAAGTGATTTATTAGCAAAGCGTCAGCAATCAGTGAGAGAAGCTGAAGAATTTTCGAGTTTTATTACTTTAGGGGGAACAATTTTAGGTACAGCTCTTGGTTTTATAATTGTATCATTTGTTGTTCGTAGAATTGTGAAACCAATCGATGAAGTTACAAAGATAATTACGACCTCCTCAACAGAAATTGCGGCGACCGTAGAGCAGCAAGAACGGACAGCATCACAGCAATCGGTCGCGGTGAATCAAACCACCGCAACCATGCATGAATTAGGCGCTTCTTCAAGAGCAACTGCTGAGCAAGCTGAGGCGGCAGCGGCGGGAGCCAAACAAGTGTTAATTTTAGTAGATAGCGACGCTGAATTAAATAGGCAATATGGGAAATATGTTGCTTCCGAATCTAGTTTGAGAGAGCGAGTTAGACAGATTGCCAGAGAAATTCTCCGCTTAAGCGAACAAACCAATCAGATTGGCACAATTTCAACTTTAGTGAGTAATTTAGCGAATCAAACGAATATGCTGGCCTTAAATGCAGCAGTGGAGGCGGTACGTGCCGGCGAACACGGAAAAGGATTTGCCGTAGTTGCGGCAGAAATTCGCAAACTTGCTGATGAAAGCCACAAATCGGCAGAGAAAATTAATAGCCTAGTTATTGAGATTCAAAAAGCCACGAATTCGACTGCAAAAGTCACAGAAGAAGGCACAAAAACCGTTGAAAGTATTGTGGAGGCAATTGAGAACATTGCCCTTAACTCTCAAAAAATTTCACTCACGGCTAAAGAACAAGCGATTGCAATCCAACAAGTAGCACAAGCCATGAATACGATTGAGCAAGGTGCATTACAAACAGCGAGTGGCATCACTCAAACGAAAAATGGCACCCACAAGCTTAACGAAGCGGCAACCACACTGAAAGCAGTCGTTTAA
- a CDS encoding glutamate-5-semialdehyde dehydrogenase, with product MTTDSLHPSPASAQAARRAYQASLELGTVKGIDRSRTLQAMAQALKREADQILEANTLDLEASREMAVPELILEWLKLTPERLQTTIQILQRLSELSDPLRRVMNASHQIEHSQIYCQLMPLGVIALIYEAFPELSAIAAGLCLKTGNTLILKGGSEASHSNEVIVQALQSAVQQTGLPVECLQLLPSDQGSSIRDLVTLDHYLNLVIPYGRPSLVQQVVRQATAPVLKSAMGNCYLYWSPTGSLEMARWVIGDSHQSEPDPVNAIEKVLIHRDQKPSSLTTLWNSLKEKGFEIRGDAHLVEDFPQLKPAQTSEWGNAYLTKTIAFKVVESLEAAIAWINHYSSGHADCIVTESYQESRQFALGINSASTYINASPRFSRNPKQGDAVFLGMSNQKGHRRGLIGLETLTTIKHIVQGNGQF from the coding sequence ATGACAACTGACTCGTTACATCCTTCACCGGCATCCGCTCAAGCCGCTCGTCGCGCTTATCAGGCTTCCCTGGAATTAGGCACTGTTAAGGGAATAGACCGTTCTCGAACCTTACAAGCAATGGCACAAGCCCTCAAGCGTGAGGCAGACCAGATTTTAGAAGCCAACACGCTGGACTTGGAAGCGAGTCGGGAAATGGCCGTGCCAGAATTGATTCTGGAGTGGCTGAAACTGACTCCCGAACGGCTGCAAACCACGATCCAAATTCTGCAACGGTTGTCGGAACTGTCTGATCCCCTGCGGCGGGTGATGAACGCTTCCCACCAAATCGAGCACTCCCAAATTTATTGCCAGCTCATGCCGCTGGGTGTGATCGCGCTGATCTACGAAGCATTTCCGGAATTAAGCGCCATCGCAGCCGGCTTGTGCCTGAAAACCGGCAACACGTTAATTCTTAAAGGGGGGAGTGAGGCAAGCCACTCGAATGAAGTGATTGTGCAAGCGCTACAGTCTGCAGTGCAACAAACAGGGTTGCCGGTGGAATGCTTGCAGCTACTGCCCTCAGACCAAGGCTCATCCATCCGGGATTTAGTGACTTTAGACCACTATCTGAATTTAGTCATTCCCTATGGCCGGCCCAGTTTGGTGCAGCAAGTCGTGCGGCAGGCAACCGCGCCGGTGTTGAAATCCGCAATGGGCAACTGTTACCTCTATTGGTCGCCCACCGGCAGCTTAGAAATGGCCCGCTGGGTAATTGGAGATAGCCATCAAAGCGAACCCGATCCCGTCAACGCCATCGAGAAAGTCTTAATTCACCGCGATCAAAAACCCTCGTCCTTAACAACACTGTGGAATAGCCTTAAAGAAAAAGGCTTTGAAATTCGGGGAGACGCTCATCTAGTCGAGGATTTTCCACAATTAAAGCCGGCTCAAACCTCAGAGTGGGGAAACGCCTATTTAACCAAAACCATTGCCTTTAAAGTTGTAGAAAGTCTCGAAGCCGCAATCGCCTGGATTAATCATTACAGTAGCGGTCATGCCGATTGCATCGTTACCGAATCTTACCAAGAAAGCCGGCAATTTGCCCTAGGAATCAACAGTGCCTCTACCTACATCAATGCCTCTCCGCGATTTTCCCGCAATCCAAAACAAGGAGATGCCGTTTTTCTAGGAATGTCCAATCAAAAAGGACATCGCCGGGGCTTAATCGGTTTAGAAACCCTAACAACCATCAAACATATTGTTCAAGGTAACGGACAATTTTAG